The genomic stretch TTGTCGCTGTATCGGCCATTTCAGCACCTTCGCTGTCAGCTGCTTCTGAGCTTTCATCGCTTGTCATTTCGTCATCGGATGCTTCGCCGCTGGACGCTGCTTCTTCGTCAGAGGAATCGGAGCCGCTGTAAGAATAAGTTTCACAAGCCTCTCCATCATCGTCACGATCAAGGTCACTTGGATCCTCATCAGGGTTGTTGCTTTCATAATAATTTTGCGCTTCTTCTTGAGAAGAGAAGTCATCACAATTCTTATCATCAGCTGCATACCCTACGTTCGTAAATCCAAATACCAATAAGAAAGTTGCTAATAAAGAAACGAGCTTTTTCATCTTCTTCCTCCCCGGATTAAGTATTTTTTTGCCATCCCTTGTTATATGGTAACAGCTTCCAAAGGAAAGATCATGTAATTTGTCAGAATTGATTGAATAAAGAGATTATTTTACTATAAGAGGGAAATAAATTTCATGAAAGTATGTGAAGATAAGATATTTCATTTTTAAATGGGTAGGTATGATCTAGAAAGGGATTTGAATCGTTAGCTACATATATAGAAAAGTTAGTTGGATAGGAGAGAGA from Bacillus sp. Cs-700 encodes the following:
- a CDS encoding excalibur calcium-binding domain-containing protein; its protein translation is MKKLVSLLATFLLVFGFTNVGYAADDKNCDDFSSQEEAQNYYESNNPDEDPSDLDRDDDGEACETYSYSGSDSSDEEAASSGEASDDEMTSDESSEAADSEGAEMADTATSYPVYMLLGLAIAAFGSLLLLKRRVHS